A stretch of DNA from Rattus rattus isolate New Zealand chromosome 1, Rrattus_CSIRO_v1, whole genome shotgun sequence:
caTGGGATCCAATGTGTGTCTAAAGAGAGCgaaagtgtactcacatacattaaaaaaaaaaaatacaatcccTGTTTAAGCTGCCTGTAAGTAAACTGCTGGTTGGtattaaatatattgttttgtATAACTGTCACCAACAGTTGTCAATCTTCATACCTTCCAGAACCTTTCATGTTGAAACACACCTCTAGGTTACTTCTCCGTAAGGCTCAATACGAACTACTCCGCTGTGGTTATCTTTAAGGCCAGCACGTGGAGGCAGAAGCAACCTGTGcgttgaggccagcttggtccaccatttttctttaaacatcttttaacatttatttgtgtctgtgtgtttggggggtaGGGATAGGGAATCTTGTGTGGCAATccgagaacaacttgtgggaatcgCCCCTTCCACCACGGGTGTCACAGAGAGATCAGCCTCTGTCAGCAAGCGTGCTACCCACGGCACCACATTTCCtacatccattcctctgctgatgGGCATCAGGGTTTCGCGCTTTGGCAATTGAGAACGATGCAGCTGTAACATGAGGTGCAAGTGTCTGAGTCTTTGCTGCCGGTGCTTGGCTATGCCAGAAGAGAATGCTGCAGTCCGTGGTAACGTGTGACTGATCTTTTGAGAAATTGCTGAACTGTTGTTCACAGAGGCCAAACTAGTTTATGTCCCCACCAATGTTGCAGGAGGTGCTGACTTCaccctggtctgtctgtctctctgtctgtctgtctctgtctctgtctctctctccccccccccctctctctctctcacacacacacacacacacacacacacacacacacacacacacgtactgggaattgaacccaaggacttgcacatgctagacaagtgttataccattgagctacatctccagattcctctctctctcccatcttctcaTACATGTGGATATAGATCGTGGACTCTCCCCCTCCAAATGTCTTCTTGTACACGTGTATAAACATGGACATAGACCCTTGTCTCAGGACTTCATGTTGCCCCGTACCCTTGCTAAAGGAAGCCCCTCGCAGATATGAAGTGAAGAGAGAGCCAGGAGAGCAACATAGCTGTGGCACTGGAGATCAGAGAGATTCTCCCCGGAGGACCCCATGAATCTGGGGCAATAGCAGGGCTCCCAACCTGGGTCTGGGTCCTAcaccctgtgtcctctgcaaaagGCTTCAGGGCTGGCCGTTCAGTTTGACCTTGCTGtctgttttattactttaaaaaaaaataaaagtgggcCAGGAGATGAAATTGGAAGAAGCTAAGGGAGGTTGAGGGAGAGAGGCAGCTGACAAAAGGGGACAGGCAAGGTCCCCAGTGTGGCCAGCCCACAAAGGCTTTTGTGGTGGAATAAGCTGCCTCAGAAACTCCAAAGAGCTTCACATCCGCAGGCATGAGTGGAGGTGATGGCCTTTAATCCTTGCCTTGGGACCAACTTAAAATGAAGTTTTAGGCCTGATCGTACCCTTGAGCCAGATAACCCCAgttcctgaggaaaaggaggggggctGGAGGACAAGGCCCAGGCGCCAGCTTGCTCGATGCTGCCACCTCCTGTTCACTGTTGGCTGTGGCCGGGGTCAGAGCCTCCCCGCCTCAGCTGCACCCCACTCCATCCCCCACACCAGTGAAGCCACTGTGTAGCCTGCACTCTCTGGGAGGCAGCCCCCCGAGCCTTGTCATACCTGAGATGTGAGGCCTCGTAGGTAGGTAATGTGGGACTCTGCTTTTGGGAACGTTCTCGTGGTGATTTTAGTCTGAGCAGCAGACGAGGACTGTCTGTCGTGTCTGTGTGAGCGCACAGGTAtgatgtacgtgtgcatgtgggggtcagaggacgaCCTTCGGCGGTGTTTCTCCGCTACCGTCCTCACACTTATTAATATTGTATTTTGAGATGGTCTGGAACTTTTCCAATGGgttaagctggctggccagcaaattCCAACTGTCTACCTATTCCTGCCTCTTGACAGCGGAGATTATGGGACTGTCACACACATGCcctattgtttttcttgttgttgttgggtttactttgttttttttttctttttgttctttttaaagattttattatatgtatgtatgtgagtacccagttgctgtcttcagacacaccagaagagggcatcagatcccattacagatggttgtgagccattatgtgcttgctgggaattcaactcaggacctctggaagagcagtcagtgcttttaatcgctgagccatctctccagcccaggagtgaATTTTTATGAGACTGGGTATCAGATACTAGGACCCAGTGCTgtctaccactgacctacatccTCAGTCCACTATAACTACATCTTGTATTTTACTTACTACATAATTTCCCCTACAAAGTCTCCTGATTCTAGCATACACATCACACCTACAGTACCCGTCCGTAGCTGCGTGGGACTGGAGGCCTCCATGTTGGCCACTACATGCTAAACAGCAAGGACAGAGCAGGCAGAGCTAGGTGGAGACACAGGTCTGGCGGGCTCACTGCGATGTGGTCCAGAACATAGTTTGATGTGGAAGTGGTCTCAGAGGAACGGGCTCCACTTGGCGCAGTCCAGAGCTGGAAGCTGGACTGTGCTCTGGGAAGGGTCTGCAGGGGACACCACAGCCCTGAGAGTCCTGAAGTAACCTCCactgcttctctgcctccaccAACAGCCACACCCACTGTAAGGGGTTCTGTGAGTGGACTCTGGCTGAGTGGCTATGATCCCAACAAGAGGGAAAAatggcttgggggttgggggtgggcagGACTTTGGTGGATGGAAGACCAGAGGCTTTGAGTAATGAATTGGTGGACATTGGCCTCCTGGGACCGGTGGCCCAGCTGGCCTAGTTACCCTGCCTGCAGGAGCTCACAGGGCTTCATGGCAAGAGTCACCCTGGTTTTGTCCCTGCAGCCACAGTACAGCTTTGACTTCGTGGGCAAGGAGCTGACTATGCACTCTTTGAGGAGGCTGCAGGCCAGCGTGTTAATAATCAAGTGAGTCTAGACCCAGCACCCCTGACAGACCCAGACACCAGGAAGCTCTAGGGAGGAGCCTGGCACAAAGTGTCCAGTTCTCCCAGTGTGACACCACTGCTCAGTCAGCCTTTCCTGGAAACATCTTTGTCCGCAGGTGCCTGGGAGTAGGGGACAGGGTAAGGATGGCACCATGACTCAGCTGGTCTCTGGGGACCCCTGTCTTGTGGTGACCAATTCCGTGTCCTCATGCTGAGAGAGCAGGCTGTGCTTTGTAGAACTGCACAGGCAATCCTGGGGGCCCGTTAATAAGGCCTACTCTCTTGGGAAAGACTGTCCTCTGTGCACACCCCTAGCCAGACTGGCCAAATTAACCGCAATGACCAGTGGGTCACGGCAGGACTGTCTACACATCCAGGAACTCTTCCTGGGCTGGCAGCATAGGTGATCTAACTAGTCCTTCCCACGGTGCTTGGCACCGCAGCCGAAGCCAGGAAATCTGGGCCAAGTCTGATGCTCACCAGTGGCTGGGCTAGGATGCTCGATGATTTTCTTAGAACTTTCAACTCATTGTGAAGTCTGAGGACATGTTAATGCTTTCATACATCAAAGCATTTGCTGAAATTTCTGAACTCAAAACCATGGAACTggctgggcatgatggctcacatctgtaactcaGCACTGGGGCAAGCATGGCAAGGCTGGGCAAATCTGAGTAGGCTGTAGATAGCATCCTctaatgggggtggggtggggttgtgaGGTGGTTGTACAAATTCATTCCATCTCAATAGGCTTTGTTTTAAGTGAAAGCCTGGCCTTGAGATCCCGGCCCTTCCCTAGCACTGCGAGCCACCTTCAGCAGCCATTCAGTTTGGGCTAGCCTGCTACCAGCGCTAAGAGAAAGCTGGTACCGGATGAGTAGGCTCAAGGGTACAGCTGAAGGAAATCTAGGGGGCAGCCTAGGCTTGGCCTCTTCAGGGCCTGAGACCCAGGCAAGGCAGAGGGGCTATCAAGACACAGAGCTAGCGGGCATCCCAACTTCTCGCTGCCCAGAGCACTGGACGGGTACTACGATGTGAGACGGGAGAACGATTTGAATAAGGAGTCCTTCCTCCTCATGCTGGACATGCTACGATCCACCCTAAAGGAGGTAAGCTGTGTGGCCAGCAAGCTGATGGGTTGGGCATGTATCTGCTCTGAACCCCACTTCATACAGCCCCTCAATTCCTTTGGATCTCCTGGGTTGGCACACTCCAGATCCAAGTAGCCGGCAGGTCGTGTCCCTCTGTGGCCAGTCCCCAGACACATGGAACATGGAGTCAGATCTGGAGAGACAGCTTTTGGTGGCAGGATTCTGTTTATTGTCTCCACCTAACCCCGGGCCCGGCTTAATTCTGAGGTGCACCTCCTCTACTGCTCCCGGGACCATGCACTGACAAGTGTTATGGCTACAGAGTAGGGGAGGCCTATGTGGGTCCTTGGCCCTTCGTGGTCTTTACCACTTAGAACCTAGAATCTAGGCCCAGATCTCTACACAGTTTGATGCTATCAcaaagtgggggtgggagagggctcTCCTATTGGGCAAGCTCCTGCAGTAGCCTTTCTTTGAGGGCAGTGACCCCGACTATCGCTGCCCTGGTTTAATATATACAGTAGCTTCATAGCTCAGATGCCTACGTCCCCTTGACAGCCTGAGTCCCCAGGGTACTATGACCAGACAAGGGCCAGTCAGAGGTTGCCTCTGACACTCCTGGGGGCAGTGGGGCAGTGTCTCACCACCTGTCCCCTTTCTCCAGCGGTTCCAGTTTGTGGAAATCCCAGGCAATCACTACATCCACATGAACAAGCCCCAGATCGTGGCTGACATCATCCGCTCCTTCCTACAGGGCCCACCGAGGACAACCCCTTCCAGGCTGTAGCTCTGGAATCTTGTTCACACTTCCCAGCTGCCTCCACATCATAAGCGCCCTCATCCCACAAAATTGGTGGGGGTGGGCATGGGGCTTGAAGACCAGGAGAGGCAGCAGAGAATTCTACAGCAGAGCTAGGGGGTAGGGGAAAGATGCTGGTCTTATCTGTGATTTTGAGAAGGGGACTGGGGTGTTGGGTAAGCTTGGTGAGCTGGTGTTATGGAAGCAGGGCTGAGGGCTGGTCCTCTGGGCTCAGAGGCTTCTGGAGCCCCTTACCAGCTGTGTGGAAATAAAATCATCTCCCACCTTTACTGTGTTCCAAGTGGCTGATGCCAGCAGGGGCTTCATGGAGGGCAAGCATGGTCCCGGGAGTGTTTTACaggcaggagagggcagaggcagctgTGTGAAGGCCAAATCCAAGCAGCCCTGCCCTTCACTTCTAGCCTGTGTGGGTGCAGAGATAGGACTGTGGGAAACAGCTACTCCCTGGTCTGGTATCTTCTTCCCAGAACATGGTCCCTGGGGAACCAGGCCTGCTCTCCAGTGGCCATGGCCAGAACAGCTCAGTAGGGCCGGAATTTGCGCTGGGCACGCATCAGTTCAATCCTCTGCTTGTCTTCCTCGAACTTCTTTCGCAGCTGTGCTAAATCTGGGGGTGAGGGACACAAGGTGGATCACACAAGTATGCAGGAGCTGCAGGCTGTCCCACTCAGGGTTCCCTTCTAGGTCCCCTATTCCTGCAGTGCCCTGGGTCAAAGTCAGGATCTTGCAAGGAAACAGAACTGGGCATTTACAGCCCTCTAGAGGACTGAGGTGGGAGATGAGAGGCCCAGAGAACAAGGAGGCTCAGGGCAGCTTTCCCTAGatgtgtggccttggagtaggggGCTCCAGAATTCAGCGAATTAACCGAGTGACTCAGGTCAGAGAGGCGGCATCTAGAACTCTAAGGAGGGAGGATGGACAGAGGCTGCTCAGGTGACGTGCAGCTTGGGGTCTAGAACAGGGACGtgtgggagagacagggaggcaaGTGTCGGTGCCAACAAAGGCTGGGGTCTTAAGGAGTCCACTCCATGCTCAGGAGAGGATCGGACCAACAGGGAAAATGTCCTAGGAGCAGGATGCTCACTGGTAGCACCGAGACTTCTCCCTGGTGGAACACACAAGTGTCCCCACCCCTCAGGTCCCTCAGCACTCCACAGTCTGATGGTGTCTGGCTAGGGGCTGGCAGATTCCTGCCAAGGCACTCTGGGGATCTGGAGGTGAAGCCCATACCCCAGTGCTGTCACTGGGCAAATGCCATCTCTGGGGAACATAAGGACATGGAGGATGTGACTGAGGACACCCAGCTCCCTGCCCCGGATGTGTGTGGGTGCCCTCAGGTGTGTCTTACGCTCCATCTTGGTCTCGCGGTGCTGCCAGGCGTAGAAGTTGAGCAGCTCCTTTCGGGCGCGCTTCCGTTTCTCCTTCTCGAGAACTCGCAGGCTGGCTGCTTCTGTCCGAGGGAGCACAGGCCTGCGGCCCCGGCGGGTGACCTTCACCCAGCCCTCCTCATCAGggactccctcctcctccttggccTTAGTCTCCTCCTGTATGGAAGAAGCTGTTGACAGGCAAGGCTCTGCAGCAGGAGGATGTCCCTGACTGGCTAGAGGCCCACTGCCTCCTCCCTTGGGTACACAGTGTCTGCTGGCCAGAACAGCCCCCACAGTAAGGGTTGGAGAACAGACATCAAGGATGCTtctttcggggctggagagatggctcagcggttaagagcactgactgctcttccagaggtcctgagttcaattcccagcaaccacatggtggctcacagccatttgtaatgggatctgatgccctcttctggtgtgtctgagacagctacaaGATatgtaataaatctttaaaaacaaataaataataaaaggatgCTTCTTTCACCTGTAGACCTTCACCTACAGACTGCTGGGAACCCACACCACCCAGCCGGTAGCTCAGCTTTCAGCAAGCAAACCCAGAAGCCTGCACTCCTCGTGGCAAAGGGTaggccgccgccaccaccaccacggaACGGTTTCCTCACAGGCACGGTGCTACAATATAAAGCATGGTCCTGTGGCCACACAAGTGATAGCCAGGAGCCCTGCTGAAGCCCTACCTCAGCTATCTTCTTGTCATAGGCCTCCATGAACGTGTCTACTTCGAGCCTCAGGGCCTCAGGGTCCAGCACGGAATCTTCATAGTCACTGATCCActctgagggggaggggacagggtaTAATGTAGGCTGTGCTGGGGAAGCATCATGTGCTGTTTAAGCCTGCTGAAAGTGGACCAGAGAGCTCAGCTGACACAAGCCCTTGCTGCagttgcaaaggacccaggtttagttccaaGCTtcagcatggcagctcacaaccatctacagctCCAGTCATATGAGACTTCCTTAGACAGCAGACATACATGTGTTGTTCATACaagcatgcaggcaaagcactcatacacataaaataaactctttaaagaaaaaaaaaaaaaaaaaaaaaaaaaaagcaaactcaaGAGTGAGACACCCCCCCAACCCTCGTCTTCTCCAAACCCTTCCTGTGCCAAACCAGCCTGGCTTCCTGTGTGCACCGATTCAATGCCCGCTGCTTGCTATCGCTACAGCTGTTATAGAACACTCCCCAGGAAGTGACTGGCCAAGAGTGGATATTAAGGATCCACCCAGATAAGGCCAGTAGGCTGGGATCCCTTTGCAGAGGCCCCTGATGCCCAGGGACTTAGGGCCCAGGTGGATGCGATAGGAAGGTTCTAGCAGCAGCTGCTGGGCTAAGGCCCCCTTGCCTGGTGCTGATGCCTCGGGCTATTGCTGATCTCAGAAACAGTTCTGCCGGCCCAGGCCCTTAGGAAGAGGGAGACGCAGCTTGTGGCATTTACAGATGCTGGCCCCCAGAAAACCTGTCTCTCACCAACCCAAGGCCCAGGGAAGAAACACTGGACAGAGCCAGCAGGTACTGACTGTGAATCCCGTTCTTCACAGGGTGACTCTCTGTAGAAACCAGCAATGGGCCCTTCAGGTTCAAAGCAGCTGACACTCCACCTGGCTTCTGGAACACCACATAAGCTACCTGAAAGccctggagggagagagactgtgtAGAGCCTTCCCACTTGTGGTACAAGGTTCCCCACACCTGCCCGGAACTAGGGGACGTGGTACTAGGCAGTTCATCTATCATCCCAGAGTGTGAGGGAGGGACAGCCATGCCCCTAGCTAGTCAACTGTTGCTGGGACATCTAGCTCTTCCCCAGAGGAGAGACTCCTGAGGACTCAGTAAAAAGCAGGCTCACCCCAGGGTAGGGCAGGTTATAAACAGACAAGGCACAAACTCAGAGTCCGACTGCCTTGTACATCAGGTCACATGGGAGAcctggggagaggggacaggagcaGGGATCCTATAGCCAGGCACTTGTCCCGAGGAGGAATCTTCTAACATGGGAAATGAGCCCTGGGGGACTGCAGAGCAGAGGTGAGGAGGAAGTCAAAGAATATGGCACGTCTGAGAGAATCATAAGCCATCACTTACAGCCTCCTAACCACACATTACAGGGACTGCTACAGGGAGTGGTCCTCTGAAAGCCTACCCAgaccccagcccctgcccctacTCCATGGAACCTAGTGTGTGTTACTGGGTGGCCTACCGGCACCGGCTTGGGATGAAAAAACTGTGACTTCGGCTCCTTGGGGCTCTCGGCAAGGTCAGGCTTCTCCTGCAGTTCTACTGTCTTGATGGTGCCACATGAGGACAGGCATCGAGACAGGCTCTCCTACCAGGGTCACAGGGAAGCAGAATGTGAGCACCCACAGGCCCCTTAGAGCCTCCCGACACCCATTACAACCCAAAGGCCTGGGAGCCCAGACCTACGATACCCAGGGGCCTCACAGTGACCAGCTCCCACGACAGCATGGAGGCAGGTGTCCCGAAGGTAAGCACTCTCATATGACAAGCAATTAAGCCTTACCACCCAAGTCTGCTAATCATGGCAGTGTCACAAAGAGTAGGAGGTTACTTCTTGGGTCTGCGTTGACTACACAGATGTGCTCAGCCTTTGACAGGCACAAGTGGATGGCTCAGCCCTTCTCTCCAACCTGTTGTCCAGGCTGACAATGAACTCAGTCTGCACCCAAAATGGGccttgaactatttttttttttcttttggcgcCAGGCCAACATACTATCaaattttaagatgtatttatttatgtataggatttactctgcctgcatgtacacctgcaggccagagagggcatcagatcccattatgggcggctgtgaaccaccatgcggttgttgggaattgaactcagcacctctggaagaggcTACTTaactgtgctcttaaccgctgagccatctctccagccctagccttgaacttctgatccgcCTGCCTCCAAATATGATATATGTGgccctggggactgaaccagggcagCACTCTGCCACCAAACCACATCCCTAGCTCTAACATTTCTCTAAAAAATAATTCACCCCACCAGGCACGGTGATACATAGCTGAAATTCCAGCACtcatgggatgtgtgtgtctctgtgtgtgtgtggatatctataagttcgagaccagcctggactacacagtgacttccaggatagccagggctactacATTAGGAGATCgagaaataaatttttttttccttttcttttttttcggagctggggactgaacccagggccttgcgtttgctaggcaagcgctctaccactgagctaaatccccaaccccgagaaataaattttaaaaaagggaaatgggaggggagaATTATCTCACACTTAGCGAATCATTTCTCTTCTGTAATTTACATAACAATACAAGTCTGAGAATGCAGAGAGCTGGCCTACTTTGGAAATGCCCTGGGCTCTATCTCCAATACAGcaagtattaaatatatataaaataatatatatgaaattaaatattatattctatataaaattaaatattatatatacttattataatgtataataaatattatatttaaaaataatatatataaaataaacttttaaacaattttttgagatttttgtttgtttctctgtgtagctctcattgtcctggaactcactctgtagaccaggctggcctcaaactcagagatccacttgcctctgcttcttaatgctgggattaaagtcatagTACACACATAATGCCAGAATTTgaggtaaaggcagaaggatcacgagttcaaggccagcctcacctACATAGTGAGTAGAAAGCCAGCTCATGCTacaagaggccctgcctcaaacaaagctACAAATGTAATGCTTTCTGTGAGAAACTAATAAGGATGTCTAGATAGATCTGCAGTGAGTTTTGTTagacttgtctttaaaaaaaaaagaaaaactagcaaACAAACAGTTGGAAGGATAATTAATTTCCAAGCCAGGTGTGACCACTCATAACTAACTGTAATGAGTCAAGATGGAGACGGTGTGGAAGTacagcaagttggaggccagcatgaGCGATCTAGTGAGTTCCTGACAGCCtagggggagggagaacctgtctagaagggggaggaaaagtATTTTAATTCTGAAGGTTCCAGTCTTTCAATATCCTCCACTGAGGTTTTGTTGGAGTTTCCATCTGACCGCCAGGATTCCGTAAGGCCCGTGGCAAGCCCCCATTCACACACAACCCACCATTCACACACAACCCAGTGGTCTCCAACCAGACTCTTACCTGTGTGCAGTATGGGGGCACATTGAGGATAAAAAGGGTCCGATTGGCAGGCCACGTGGACTGGGTGCCTTGGCGAACTCTGTGCTGTCTCATGTAGAGGTAATGAGAAGTCTGCTGCTTTTTTGAGAACTTGACTGGAACAGCTAACAGGGGAAACGAGTGCAGCAGAGTTTGGGGTACCCTGAGAGGAAGTCAGTGTCTATGCCacccaagttccattctcttTGTCCCTTTCTAGCTCCATCTGCCCGCCTGTTTGTCCATTCATCCACggggagctggagagaaatgTACCCGGATAATCACGGCAGAAGGCTGAGGGAGCGGACACAGTGAGCTAGCGGCCTGGCTCGAGAGTTGTGTTCTTGGAGTATCCGCTGTCTAACACCATCAGCCTCTAGCACGGGCTTCTCTGTTTGGCGTACTAACCCTCTTCCCTCCACCCATTCTTCCTTTGGGGATAACGTTCCCCGACCCCTCATGCCGACCTAGCCCCACCTTCCCAGTTAGTCTACAGCAGTGGGATGCGAATCTCGGGGTTGGGAGGGATACAGCTGCGGCCTTCACTCAGGAAGCGCTTGTTGAAGAACGAGACACCGGCATATCAGCGGGTAAGTAGCTTCTGAGGACCATGAAGCTGCTCGCTGGGCTATAGGGCTCCAGGCACCGTCTGAAGGAAACGCGCCCAAGCCCCAGGCCTCTCGGAGGAACGCCCGCGGAATCAGCTCTCAGAGTCGGAGCGGCGGGGTCCTGCACCCCGACACCAGAGGAGCTGCCAGGGCCTCTGTCACCCGTAGGCCACCTCCCGGCAAAGTGGTCGGTCCCTGGCCCTCACCTGAATACCCCGGTGGGCTCGGTACGCTCCCCTCGTGGCCGCcagccttctgtttcttcctgcgTGACACCATCTTGCCGACTGCGAGCGCAGAGATCGCTGGGAGCGATCCGTCTTCCGTCTTCCGGGGCGGTCGCGTTTCCAGGACGACGGCGTCAGGCGGGGCTCCGCCTTCTCAGTCCCAGGCCCGCCTTCCGGATCTTGCCCAGCCCCAAGATTTAGCCTTCCTAGTCCAATTGGGAAGTagaggctggagcgatggctgctcttctagaggagtTCGCTTCGGATCATTCACAATTGTCGGTAACCCCCAGTTCTAGGAagacctgacgccctcttccgGCCTGTGTGGGCGCAGTATACACGTGGTGCACAGGCACACTCATATAacacaaacaatttttttttctttttttcggagctggggaccgaacccagggccttgcgcttgctaggcaagtgctctaccactgagctaaatccccaacccaacaattttttttaatagcattgTTTGAATCGTGGTGCAACTGTGGGATTTTGAGCAGAGATTTGTCATAGTCAGTTCTTTAGTTGAGAGAGCAAGGGACTGACCAGCCTGAGCCATGCTGCCAAGCCTTTGGCCAACAAAGagtacttgctaccaagcctaacATCCTGAATTACACCGGtggaaaatgggagagagaacagtCTTCGGCAAGttaccctttgacctccacatattcCTATGATACAAGCTCTCTCACACAAGAAAATGTGTGCGTGCTTTGAGCCAGGATTTCACAgtgtaacctgggctggcctgAGGCtagctatgtagactaggctgggtTCAATCTCAAaggagatctgtttgcctctgtctcctccagtgctgggattatggtggACACCACCACACATCACCGTGC
This window harbors:
- the Rrp7a gene encoding ribosomal RNA-processing protein 7 homolog A yields the protein MVSRRKKQKAGGHEGSVPSPPGYSAVPVKFSKKQQTSHYLYMRQHRVRQGTQSTWPANRTLFILNVPPYCTQESLSRCLSSCGTIKTVELQEKPDLAESPKEPKSQFFHPKPVPGFQVAYVVFQKPGGVSAALNLKGPLLVSTESHPVKNGIHKWISDYEDSVLDPEALRLEVDTFMEAYDKKIAEEETKAKEEEGVPDEEGWVKVTRRGRRPVLPRTEAASLRVLEKEKRKRARKELLNFYAWQHRETKMEHLAQLRKKFEEDKQRIELMRAQRKFRPY